One part of the Loxodonta africana isolate mLoxAfr1 chromosome 13, mLoxAfr1.hap2, whole genome shotgun sequence genome encodes these proteins:
- the LOC100656999 gene encoding LOW QUALITY PROTEIN: ubiquitin-conjugating enzyme E2 G2-like (The sequence of the model RefSeq protein was modified relative to this genomic sequence to represent the inferred CDS: substituted 2 bases at 2 genomic stop codons) codes for MDPEHTCFEFGVFPIVLRFPLDYFLNSPKMRFTCEMFHPNINPDGRVYISILQAXVDPLGXESSSEMRSPVQSLEKILLLVVRVLSEPKDKCSTHVHASKMWWEDPEQFYKVAKPMVQKPLVLRARRDTRAHSQGARGRADATTKQASCFSSGTSVTVTLC; via the coding sequence ATGGACCCAGAACATACTTGCTTTGAGTTTGGTGTTTTTCCTATCGTCTTGCGTTTTCCACTTGATTACTTCTTAAATTCCCCAAAGATGAGATTTACCTGTGAAATGTTTCATCCCAACATCAACCCTGACGGGAGGGTCTACATCTCCATCCTGCAAGCCTGAGTCGACCCCCTAGGGTAAGAGAGCAGCTCCGAGATGCGGAGCCCTGTGCAAAGCCTGGAGAAGATCCTGCTGTTGGTGGTGAGGGTGCTTTCAGAGCCCAAGGACAAGTGCAGCACCCATGTACACGCTTCCAAAATGTGGTGGGAGGACCCAGAGCAGTTTTATAAGGTGGCCAAGCCGATGGTACAGAAGCCTCTGGTGCTCCGAGCCCGACGGGACACGCGTGCACACAGCCAGGGCGCTCGCGGGCGTGCAGACGCCACCACCAAACAGGCTTCGTGTTTCTCCTCCGGGACATCTGTGACAGTGACACTGTGTTAG